One genomic segment of bacterium includes these proteins:
- a CDS encoding imidazolonepropionase, translated as MRAILKRSPAPKPRACACPCGRPKVRDASTFHADLVVRNAAQLVTISGSGRPRSGHQQGHLAIIPDGAVAIADGEIIAVGTTDEVMTSGAVDADTAEMDARGCVVTPGLIDSHTHLVFGGSREREFELRARGATYAEIMAAGGGIYSTVKKTREASADTLYRKAERHLATMLAYGTTTVEAKSGYGLDFDTELKQLEVLEKLNRHQPIDVVPTFMGAHAVPEGEDADAYVDWLCTEAIPRIAIRGLARFCDVFCEKGVFTPEQTAKILRAAQRQNLGAKLHADELCDTGGAMLAAELGAVSADHLHCANEEGLAAMAKKGVVATLLPGTAVFLGMREHAKARRMVELGVPVALATDFNPGSCYSESMSLMMSFACTQLKLTPAEALVAATINAAHAVSRGHHVGSLEVGKLGDLVLWDADDYRMIPYHMGVNLVKTVVKRGKVVHRAGGMPSKTVAQEV; from the coding sequence ATGCGGGCTATCCTGAAGCGATCGCCTGCGCCGAAGCCAAGGGCGTGCGCCTGCCCATGCGGGAGGCCTAAGGTGAGAGACGCTTCCACCTTCCACGCGGACCTGGTCGTCCGCAACGCGGCTCAGCTGGTCACCATCTCGGGCAGCGGCCGTCCCCGCAGCGGCCATCAGCAGGGCCACCTCGCGATCATCCCCGACGGGGCGGTTGCGATCGCTGACGGTGAGATCATCGCCGTCGGCACCACCGACGAGGTCATGACCAGCGGCGCGGTCGACGCGGACACCGCCGAGATGGACGCCCGCGGCTGCGTCGTCACCCCCGGTTTGATCGACTCGCATACCCACCTGGTCTTCGGCGGCAGCCGCGAGCGCGAGTTCGAGCTGCGCGCCCGGGGCGCCACCTACGCCGAGATCATGGCGGCGGGCGGCGGCATCTACTCGACGGTGAAGAAGACCCGCGAGGCCTCCGCCGATACCCTCTACCGCAAGGCCGAGCGTCACCTCGCGACCATGCTCGCTTACGGCACGACCACCGTCGAGGCCAAGAGCGGCTACGGCCTCGACTTCGACACCGAGCTCAAGCAGCTCGAGGTGCTCGAGAAGCTCAACCGCCACCAGCCCATCGACGTGGTGCCGACCTTCATGGGGGCCCACGCGGTGCCCGAGGGCGAGGACGCCGACGCCTACGTCGACTGGCTCTGCACCGAGGCCATCCCCCGCATCGCCATCCGCGGCCTGGCGCGCTTCTGCGACGTGTTCTGCGAGAAGGGGGTCTTCACCCCCGAGCAGACCGCCAAGATCCTGCGCGCCGCCCAGCGCCAGAACCTCGGGGCCAAGCTGCACGCCGACGAGCTGTGCGACACCGGCGGGGCCATGCTCGCCGCCGAGCTGGGCGCCGTCTCGGCCGACCACCTCCACTGCGCCAACGAGGAAGGCCTCGCCGCCATGGCCAAGAAGGGGGTCGTTGCGACCCTCCTGCCCGGCACGGCGGTCTTCCTCGGCATGCGCGAGCACGCCAAGGCCCGCCGCATGGTCGAGCTGGGCGTGCCCGTGGCGCTCGCGACCGACTTCAACCCCGGCTCGTGCTACAGCGAGTCCATGAGCCTGATGATGTCGTTCGCTTGCACCCAGCTCAAGCTGACCCCCGCCGAGGCCCTGGTCGCTGCGACCATCAACGCGGCCCACGCCGTTTCGCGCGGCCACCACGTCGGCAGCCTGGAAGTCGGCAAGCTGGGCGACCTGGTCCTCTGGGACGCCGACGACTACCGGATGATCCCCTACCACATGGGCGTGAACCTCGTGAAGACGGTCGTCAAGCGCGGCAAGGTCGTCCACCGCGCCGGCGGCATGCCCTCCAAGACTGTTGCGCAGGAAGTCTAG